Below is a window of Candidatus Poribacteria bacterium DNA.
CTTGTCGCCTCACCAACTCCGTAAACGCCATCATCGGTATGGAGTTTGATAAACACCCAGTTTTTCCACGGGTTCCCAACGATAAAGGTCTGAACGTCTGTGATTTTCATGAATTAATTATCCAGATATAGAGCATTTTTGCCGCAATACGTGCATTGTGAATCGGTACGATCCATATTGCGGTCTATCCGAGCGGATCAATGCCTCGATATGATTGGTCGAGGAGTTCGATTGGGTGCATCACCTTCATGGGCAATTCATTCGCTTTAACGCCGAGTTGGATCTGTAGAATACAGCCCGGGTTCCCTGTCGCGACGATTTCGGCATCTGTCTCAGCGATGTGCTTTATCTTACGCTCCAGAATTTCACGCGACATCTCCGGCTGCGTGATATTATAAATGCCCGCACTGCCACAGCACCATTCCGATTCGGTCAACTCCACTAGTTCTAACCCCGGAATTGATTGGAGGACTGTGCGGGGCTGCAATTGGACTTTTTGCCCGTGGACAAGGTGACACGGTTCATCATACGTCACGCGCCGCTTAATCTCTCCTTCAGGGGGCGTCATTTCAATCTCCGCGAGAAACTCGCTGATGTCTCGCATCTTGCTGCTAAACACTTTTGCCCTTTCGGAATAGTCCGGATCGTGTTCCATCAAAGCTTCATACTCTTTCAGCGTCGCACCACAGCCTGCGGAGTTAATTATGATCGCGTCCACCTCTGCAGCTTCAAAGACATCGATATTTTGACGCGCCAGTTCTAACGCCGTGTCTCGGACACCGTTATGGACATGCAACGCTCCACAGCACATCTGCTGTGTCGGTGTAATTACGTCGCAGCCGTTTTCCGCCAAGACACGAATTGTTGCCAGATTGGTCTCGGTGAACACCTGATTCATCACACATCCGGAGATAAATCCGACCCGATGCCTCGCCTCTCCCTTGGCAGGGGTAAACTCCCGTAAATTGTCCTTGAGGGATGGATTGGGAATGTCGGGCAGCAATGACTCCATCTCTCCCAGCTTTCCCATCAGTTTGAGAATCCCAAGTTTTTGCACCAGCCAGCGAATCCCAAGGCGTTGATACAGCCACATCAGTTCAAAGATGAGGTCTAAGCGCTCCTTGTTGGGCAAAAGTTCCTTAAAGGCCAAACGCCGCCAAAACCGCTGCTCCGTTGGACGCTCGGCATTCATCTCATAAATCGCACGGGCTTCTTCTATAACTTCGCCAAAATGTACGCCGGAGGGACATGCCGTTTCACAGGCGCGGCAGTCCAAGCAGCGATAGATATATTTTACCCAGTCGTCGCTAATCGGCATCGGGTTCTTATCCCTGAACGCCGCCCCCATCAGATAGAGCCTTCCACGTGGCGAATCGGTCTCCAATCCCAATTCACGGTAAGTTGGACAGGTTGGCAAACAAAGCCCGCAGTGGGTACAGGCATCCCATTTCTTCCAGCTAAAAAGTTCGGACCCGATAAGAGAGTTAGGCTGTGGATCTGGTTGAGTCTGTGGCTGTTGCATTTTTTATGCGATTCTCATTCTTTCGCTTCAGCAGCGGGTTAGTTGCACCAATCTCCTCAGTCTTACAATCTTGTGTATAGCAATTGGCGAAAACGGTGTATCAGCCAATGCTGCTAGCTTGCAACTCAAAACGTTCTCCGGTCAAAGACCAAGTGTGAACTGTGAGGCGTAAATGATCAGGGGTTCGCTATGGGTTCATCGGTGCGTTAATGGCCAATGAACTCCTGAACAAAATGAAGAGGTAGGACATATTTTTACGGATTTCAGATTTTCGGTTGATTCACAATGAGAGATTGTAGCCTGCCACACCTGCTAATGGGCAGTCAATTTTGAAAGGTTCAGCAACCCTTCGTTCAAACTCCCAGATCTATACCCCTGTAAATCAAGAGCGACATGCTCATATCCGAGCGATTTGAATCTTTCGTTGATCTGGGTGCGGATAGACTTGGCAGCGATGAACTCAATCTCTTGTGGATCGACCTCAATGCGTGCGAGCGTGTCGTGATGGCGTACACGAAATTGGCGAATCCCCAAATCGAACAAAAACTGTTCCGCCCGGTCAACGAGGCGTAGATTTTCGCGGGTAATCCGTGTGCCGTAGGGAAAACGGGAGGAGAGACACGCAAAGGCGGGTTTATCCCACGTCGGCAAACCCCAACACTTTGAAACTTCACGAATCTCCGCCTTCGTAAGATTCACATCAATGAGCGGTGCCTGAATTCCCATCTGTTTAGCGGCGTCCATGCCGGGACGGTGATCCCCTACATCGTCAGGAATTGCGCCGTAGACGGTTGTGCCGATCTTGTACTGTTCAGCAATCGGGCGAATCTGTTCAAAGAGTTCGGTTTTGCAGAAATAGCAGCGATTGGTCGGGTTGCTCGCATAACCCTCGGTTTCCAATTCGTCGGTATTTATCGTTTCATAGCGGATACGAATCTGCTTGGCGATGTCCTGCGCTGCTTTCATTTCGCGCTCCGGGTAGGAGTCAGAAACCGCTGTCACAGCGAGGGCATTATCCCCCAACGCCCGTTTTGCGGCTTCAGCCAGAAAGGTACTGTCTACTCCACCAGAGAATGCGACGATAACTTTTCCGTAGGATTTTAATAATTTATCGAGCTGATCTAGTTTCTGATCAATATCTGGATATTGTTCCGTTTCCGACATCTGTTTGACCTTTCTGATTTTTACTTTTTTCCTGTTGCGATTACTGTAGTTTTCTTAGTTTTCCACGGAGGAGTTGCCGCCTCAGACCGCTGACGCGATCGATGAACAAGATGCCATTGAGGTGATCTATTTCATGCTGTAGGGCGCGAGCGAGTAAGTCCTCCCCTTCGATCCGAATTGGTTCACCGTCGATATCTTGCGCTGTCACGACTGCCTTCGCTGCCCGCTTGACATCGGCGGTAATGCCGGGGAAACTCAAGCAGCCCTCTTCCTCAATGGTTTCACCCTCTAGACTATGAATTTTGGGGTTAAACAACACCAATGGAGTCCCTTCTGGATCGTCTCGGTTCAGATCAATCACAATCAATCGTTTCAAAATCCCAACCTGCGGTGCCGCCAGTCCCACACCAATCAGCGAA
It encodes the following:
- a CDS encoding 4Fe-4S dicluster domain-containing protein encodes the protein MQQPQTQPDPQPNSLIGSELFSWKKWDACTHCGLCLPTCPTYRELGLETDSPRGRLYLMGAAFRDKNPMPISDDWVKYIYRCLDCRACETACPSGVHFGEVIEEARAIYEMNAERPTEQRFWRRLAFKELLPNKERLDLIFELMWLYQRLGIRWLVQKLGILKLMGKLGEMESLLPDIPNPSLKDNLREFTPAKGEARHRVGFISGCVMNQVFTETNLATIRVLAENGCDVITPTQQMCCGALHVHNGVRDTALELARQNIDVFEAAEVDAIIINSAGCGATLKEYEALMEHDPDYSERAKVFSSKMRDISEFLAEIEMTPPEGEIKRRVTYDEPCHLVHGQKVQLQPRTVLQSIPGLELVELTESEWCCGSAGIYNITQPEMSREILERKIKHIAETDAEIVATGNPGCILQIQLGVKANELPMKVMHPIELLDQSYRGIDPLG
- the larE gene encoding ATP-dependent sacrificial sulfur transferase LarE translates to MSETEQYPDIDQKLDQLDKLLKSYGKVIVAFSGGVDSTFLAEAAKRALGDNALAVTAVSDSYPEREMKAAQDIAKQIRIRYETINTDELETEGYASNPTNRCYFCKTELFEQIRPIAEQYKIGTTVYGAIPDDVGDHRPGMDAAKQMGIQAPLIDVNLTKAEIREVSKCWGLPTWDKPAFACLSSRFPYGTRITRENLRLVDRAEQFLFDLGIRQFRVRHHDTLARIEVDPQEIEFIAAKSIRTQINERFKSLGYEHVALDLQGYRSGSLNEGLLNLSKLTAH
- the def gene encoding peptide deformylase, with protein sequence MARRKRRKWTASVPKVAGSPTVDKHPQDCTEGPFRIRLYSDPVLREKALPVQEITDIERKLAADMLTTMYASLIGVGLAAPQVGILKRLIVIDLNRDDPEGTPLVLFNPKIHSLEGETIEEEGCLSFPGITADVKRAAKAVVTAQDIDGEPIRIEGEDLLARALQHEIDHLNGILFIDRVSGLRRQLLRGKLRKLQ